From the genome of Triticum aestivum cultivar Chinese Spring chromosome 3B, IWGSC CS RefSeq v2.1, whole genome shotgun sequence, one region includes:
- the LOC123069674 gene encoding uncharacterized protein has protein sequence MSCAAVCAPTSGLGRHHGFLSSPSTVCRRRGRASYTIRACANSGDADDSGGGLLPRMVLHDSLDAAGVVTDHARAARDGFAVQIGRLTRLNAETSIAISRGADLARAALCIAAEDDSLVSHSSVPLPVDAFIARLDDLSTGFLAAGFLPPSGAPPEVFFDHLDRYLYVHKGFRRTNVASDARAMYLHSTLTCRSGSALMLSLIYSEMLKTLRLYGLLDFDEEIYFPHDLNGRPRGYDKRRSKFCDEPNIMTAKSLLVEILQTLKGMFWPFQSNQSSSLFLNAVAANHHGPGNVGGSQARSHGNISAIEMAAAKSAQHRLMRGVWTNVRFGDMRRALAACERLILLNHNPCELRDYAALLYHCGYYKDCLQYLTSYQNAMVGQPRTNPLEMLEDDAVNTLTARVNLILAEDGWDSHRPAASYWTKNSEPW, from the exons ATGAGTTGCGCGGCGGTGTGTGCTCCCACCTCCGGTCTCGGCCGCCACCACGgcttcctctcctccccctcgACTGTATGCAGGCGACGAGGGAGAGCTTCCTACACTATCCGGGCCTGTGCCAACTCCGGCGACGCGGATGACAGCGGCGGAGGTCTCCTACCTCGGATGGTGCTGCACGACTCCCTCGATGCCGCGGGGGTCGTCACTGATCACGCTAGGGCGGCGAGGGACGGGTTCGCGGTGCAGATCGGGAGGCTCACGAGGCTCAACGCTGAGACCAGCATCGCCATCAGCCGCGGCGCCGATCTCGCGCGGGCCGCGCTCTGTATCGCGGCTGAGGACGACTCGCTCGTCTCCCACTCCTCTGTGCCGCTCCCCGTCGACGCCTTCATTGCTCGCCTTGACGACCTTTCCACCGGGTTCCTCGCCGCGGGATTCCTCCCGCCCTCCGGCGCGCCGCCCGAGGTCTTCTTCGACCACCTCGACCGCTACCTCTACGTCCACAAG GGCTTTCGAAGAACAAACGTAGCATCAGATGCTCGGGCTATGTATCTTCACTCG ACTTTGACATGCCGATCAGGATCAGCTCTAATGCTTTCGTTGATATATTCGGAGATGCTAAAGACACTACGGTTATATGGCTTACTAGACTTCGATGAGGAGATCTACTTTCCACATGATCTCAATGGCCGCCCTAGGGGCTATGACAAACGAAGAAGCAAGTTTTGTGATGAACCAAATATTATGACAGCGAAGTCACTTTTGGTTGAG ATTTTACAAACTCTGAAGGGTATGTTTTGGCCGTTCCAGTCTAATCAGTCAAGTAGCTTATTTTTGAATGCTGTTGCTGCAAACCACCATGGCCCTGGTAATGTAGGCGGCAGTCAGGCAAGGTCACATGGCAATATAAG TGCCATAGAGATGGCTGCTGCTAAATCTGCTCAACATAGGTTGATGCGTGGAGTATGGACTAATGTGCGCTTTGGTGATATGCGTCGTGCTTTGGCAG CTTGCGAGAGATTGATCCTACTGAATCACAATCCCTGTGAGCTTAGGGACTATGCTGCCCTTCTGTACCACTGTGGCTACTACAAAGATTGCCTGCAGTACTTAACGTCGTACCAAAATGCCATG GTTGGGCAGCCCCGGACCAATCCACTGGAGATGTTGGAGGACGACGCAGTGAACACTCTCACGGCACGAGTAAACCTAATTTTAGCAGAGGATGGCTGGGACAGCCACAGACCTGCTGCAAGTTACTGGACCAAAAATTCTGAGCCATGGTAG
- the LOC123069675 gene encoding early nodulin-like protein 1: protein MAALMIGSSSKPVLLLPALAFVLAFVAIPALTTPAQGLVFHVGGPRGWRVPDANTSYGWWAMNNRFHVGDELYFKYENDSVLLVSREEFDACNATDPLSRFADGSTTVRLDRPGFFCFISGEPGHCEEGQRLIVRVMVHPAEPAPAPAPAAYAPGQGGDGSGSGGGHGGSSPGTSSGAAAVAAGGVALAAAMAALCVGLVLLLQ, encoded by the exons ATGGCGGCGCTGATGATCGGTTCCTCCTCCAAGCCTGTGCTCCTCCTCCCCGCGCTGGCCTTCGTCCTTGCATTCGTCGCCATCCCTGCGCTCACGACGCCGGCGCAGGGGCTGGTGTTCCACGTCGGTGGCCCGCGCGGGTGGCGCGTCCCGGATGCCAACACCAGCTATGGCTGGTGGGCCATGAACAACCGCttccacgtcggcgacgagctct ACTTCAAGTACGAGAACGACTCGGTGCTCCTCGTCTCCCGCGAGGAGTTCGACGCCTGCAACGCCACGGACCCCCTGTCAAGGTTCGCCGACGGCAGCACCACGGTGCGTCTCGATAGGCCGGGCTTCTTCTGCTTCATCAGCGGTGAGCCGGGGCATTGCGAGGAGGGCCAGAGGCTCATCGTGCGCGTCATGGTGCACCCGGCCGAGCCTGCGCCCGCGCCTGCTCCGGCCGCCTATGCGCCAGGCCAAGGCGGAGACGGCTCTGGGTCTGGCGGCGGGCACGGTGGGTCTTCACCGGGCACGTCCTCTGGTGCCGCTGCGGTTGCTGCCGGCGGCGTCGCTCTCGCTGCAGCGATGGCCGCTCTTTGTGTCGGTCTCGTCTTGCTGCTTCAGTGA